The proteins below are encoded in one region of Holophagaceae bacterium:
- a CDS encoding PAS domain S-box protein has product MSKPRILIVEDEPFVARDIRKQLEELGYDPVADTPRAEDAITLAERLRPDLVLMDIRLEGEMDGIAAAQVIHERFNRPVVFLTAYASEETLDRAKKSNPFGYIIKPFEERELRTVIEMALYKHRAETLLREGREEQAAILRTALDGFWLVDLQGRIMDVNEACCRMLGYTRDEMLGKTIADFEADESAEEIAEMIGRIAQTGSALLVRRHRCKDGRLIHVELSITQLPGVAGRFSAFLRDITERRKSEDELRIATQRITLATDAASIGVWDWDILADQWYATPNYYTMLGYEPETGFGDRSVWIERLHPDDREAVVGKISEMLAGSGKPYQYEARIRHADGSYRWVQVIGRVVEKSPQGQAIRMLGVRMDISEQKRAEQALRENEDRYRDLVDNSPELISTYDLDGNFISVNDTTVRLTGYSRETLLKMNLGDLLVPGTRHLFPEYLRTIREFGKADGIMQIQTIKGERRFWEYTTTMRTEGVVEPIVRGLALDITERRQAEKALRASESQLQVILESTGDGILAVDLKGKVLKTNQRFAQLWQIPQVLLEGGDDRALLDHVLAQLSDPDAFLKKVHSLYASDAADLDLIQFKDGRCFERFSSPMLDGPTVTGRVWSFRDITERRRAEERLRLSDQTYRGILDSVTEAVYIQDENGVFLDVNLAVEKMYGYAKEEFLGRAPEFLSAPGKNDLSKIGNHIGKAFAGEPQTFEFWGLRKDGAVFPKDVSVSLGQYFGEKVIIAVARDITERKQAERELVESHERFELANRATFDVIWDWDLDAHSIWRNDNFEKLFGYSREEVETDYGSVDDLIHPEDLDSVRAGIQVALENRASEFWADQYRLRRKDGSYAFVEDQGFITRDADGRAVRMLGAMQDISERKQAERALRENEEKLRLIIEHSKQLYYSHRPDNVMTYVSPQVREFFDAGPEDTFRPWTDFMTDNPVNAIGVGISNKAVETGVAQGPYELELVTPRGRTIWVQVNESPVVEHGKTVAMVGALTDITESKRAHDQLRLQGGALEAAANAILITDRQGLIQWTNPAFSALTGYSAAEAIGREPGDLVKSGKHDDTFYKALWDTILGGKVWRGELINKRKDGSLYIGEKIITPLKNEAGEITNFIAVEQDISERKKAEASLRLQGGALEAAANAIVITDREGVIQWANAAFTTFTGYTVAEAVGRLPADLIKSGKHDRAFYKAMWDTLILGEVWRGEVINKRKNGSLYTEEMTITPLKDDKGEITHFVAVKQDITARKQAELERQATEARVREQASLLDKAHDAISVRDMGHRILFWNKGAERLYGWNSEELIGRSTVDLFYDDPAAFHQANAMLLHDGEWSGRIQHRRKDGNLLTVEGHWTLVRDELDQPRSVLAINTDITERVEAEQELYQYTERLKALREIDAALLGARSTPELTRSALSRLRHIVPFERASVVLFDQGLAQGTIIAVDQDNPWLPLAGEVRPIGDFHDLKDLLSAPFLDLRDLSDIHGCAMEELMLSQGLRNLVYVPMESEGAVMGFVALSTTTPGSLTPQHAEIALDMTDQLVVAIQHTRLKEELERSNQQLESKVDQRTADLLTTVATMKVLEGELRKQEAEARAASEAKSRFLASMSHELRTPLIGVTGMLEILTQSGLSAEQRQVAAIIHESSESLLQIIGDILDFSKIEANKLDLAVQTFSLRALVNSVSQTFSSAISTKGLKFIVEVDPRIAQAHVGDMHRLRQILNNFMSNAVRFTERGSITLRVWRLDRRDGAEFVALQVQDTGIGISQETQAHLFEPFTQAEASTTRRFGGTGLGLAISRRLADLMGGSLDMQSALEQGTTLTLSVELPLGDERDIVNPSAPDEAKAVPARPAPSTEEAEREGSLILMAEDHPTNRIVLTQQVNRAGYALEIAVDGQEAFEKWQSGRYALLLTDLHMPRMDGYQLTKAVRDLEQAHGRPRTPILALTANALRGEAERCVELGMDDYLVKPVTIPLLASKLREWLPHVKVGLAPEPPGKSAPPPPGVADWVPPGLDAKTLLDLCRGDDTAAREILEKFISATKTDLLALEQGLRQKDNPCIVRQSHRIKGSAAMIGARDIAGRAERLELYAQTKAPAWEAIEEQISGLQTALARLEGPAE; this is encoded by the coding sequence ATGAGCAAGCCCCGGATTCTCATCGTTGAAGACGAGCCCTTCGTCGCCCGGGATATCCGCAAGCAGCTTGAGGAACTGGGCTATGATCCTGTGGCCGATACGCCGCGGGCCGAGGACGCCATCACGCTGGCCGAGCGATTGAGGCCTGATCTGGTGCTGATGGACATCCGCCTCGAAGGAGAGATGGACGGCATTGCCGCCGCGCAGGTCATCCACGAGCGCTTCAACCGCCCGGTGGTGTTCCTGACGGCCTACGCGAGCGAAGAGACGCTGGACCGCGCCAAGAAGAGCAATCCTTTCGGGTACATCATCAAGCCATTCGAGGAGCGTGAACTGCGCACGGTCATCGAGATGGCCCTTTACAAGCATCGGGCTGAAACCTTGCTGCGGGAGGGCCGGGAGGAACAGGCCGCCATCCTACGCACGGCCCTGGACGGCTTCTGGCTGGTGGACCTGCAGGGCCGCATCATGGATGTCAATGAAGCCTGCTGCCGCATGCTTGGGTACACCCGCGATGAAATGCTGGGGAAAACCATCGCCGATTTCGAAGCGGATGAATCCGCAGAGGAAATCGCGGAGATGATCGGACGGATCGCCCAAACCGGATCGGCCTTGCTGGTGCGGAGGCACCGCTGCAAGGACGGGCGTCTGATCCATGTTGAATTGAGCATCACCCAACTTCCGGGCGTGGCCGGTAGGTTTTCCGCGTTTCTAAGGGACATCACCGAACGCAGGAAGTCGGAGGATGAACTCCGGATCGCGACCCAGCGCATCACCCTGGCCACCGACGCCGCTTCGATCGGCGTCTGGGATTGGGATATCCTGGCCGACCAGTGGTACGCGACGCCCAACTATTACACGATGCTGGGCTATGAACCGGAAACCGGATTCGGCGACCGGAGCGTCTGGATCGAGCGCCTCCATCCCGACGACAGGGAGGCCGTGGTCGGGAAGATCAGCGAGATGCTGGCCGGAAGCGGCAAGCCTTACCAGTACGAGGCACGCATCCGCCATGCTGATGGCTCCTACCGCTGGGTCCAGGTCATCGGGCGCGTCGTTGAGAAAAGCCCCCAAGGCCAGGCGATCCGCATGCTCGGCGTGCGGATGGACATTTCCGAGCAGAAGCGCGCGGAACAAGCCCTGCGGGAGAACGAGGACCGCTACCGCGACCTGGTGGACAACAGCCCGGAACTGATCTCCACGTACGACCTCGATGGGAATTTCATCTCCGTGAACGACACGACCGTCCGCCTCACCGGCTATTCCCGCGAAACCCTTTTGAAGATGAACCTGGGGGATCTGCTGGTGCCCGGAACGCGGCACCTGTTCCCTGAATACCTGCGGACCATCCGGGAGTTCGGAAAAGCCGACGGGATCATGCAAATCCAAACCATCAAGGGCGAGCGACGGTTTTGGGAATACACCACCACCATGCGGACCGAGGGTGTGGTCGAGCCCATCGTGCGGGGCCTAGCGCTGGACATCACCGAGCGCAGGCAGGCGGAAAAGGCGTTACGGGCGAGTGAATCCCAGCTCCAGGTGATCCTGGAATCCACGGGCGACGGGATCCTGGCCGTAGACCTCAAGGGCAAGGTCCTCAAGACAAACCAGCGCTTCGCCCAGCTCTGGCAGATCCCGCAAGTTCTCCTGGAGGGCGGCGACGACCGGGCCCTGCTGGACCACGTGCTGGCCCAATTGTCCGATCCGGATGCGTTCCTGAAGAAGGTGCATTCGCTTTATGCCTCGGATGCCGCGGACCTGGACCTGATCCAATTCAAGGACGGCCGTTGTTTCGAGCGGTTCTCATCGCCCATGCTGGATGGCCCGACCGTCACCGGCCGGGTCTGGTCCTTCCGCGACATCACGGAGCGCAGGCGGGCGGAAGAGCGGCTTCGCCTCTCCGATCAGACCTACCGGGGGATCCTGGATAGCGTCACCGAAGCGGTCTATATACAGGACGAGAACGGAGTGTTCCTGGATGTGAATCTGGCCGTGGAAAAAATGTACGGCTATGCCAAGGAGGAATTCCTCGGGCGGGCTCCTGAATTCCTGTCGGCCCCCGGAAAAAACGACCTCTCCAAGATCGGCAACCATATCGGCAAAGCGTTCGCTGGCGAACCGCAAACCTTCGAGTTTTGGGGACTGCGCAAGGACGGAGCCGTCTTCCCGAAGGATGTGAGCGTCTCGCTCGGGCAGTACTTCGGGGAAAAGGTGATCATCGCCGTCGCGCGGGACATCACTGAGCGCAAGCAGGCAGAACGGGAGCTGGTTGAAAGCCATGAACGCTTCGAATTGGCGAACCGCGCCACCTTCGACGTCATCTGGGACTGGGACCTGGACGCCCATTCCATTTGGCGGAATGACAATTTCGAAAAATTGTTCGGCTACTCGAGGGAGGAAGTGGAGACGGACTACGGATCCGTGGACGACCTCATCCATCCCGAGGACTTGGACAGCGTGCGGGCGGGCATCCAGGTGGCCCTGGAAAACAGGGCGAGCGAATTCTGGGCGGACCAATACCGCCTCCGGCGGAAGGACGGCAGCTACGCCTTTGTCGAGGATCAGGGCTTCATCACCCGGGATGCGGATGGCCGGGCGGTCCGGATGCTGGGCGCCATGCAGGACATTTCCGAGCGGAAGCAGGCGGAAAGGGCCCTCCGCGAGAACGAAGAAAAGTTGCGGCTGATCATCGAGCACAGCAAGCAGCTCTACTATTCGCATCGGCCCGACAACGTGATGACCTATGTCAGCCCCCAGGTCCGGGAGTTCTTTGACGCCGGCCCGGAGGACACCTTCCGGCCGTGGACTGATTTCATGACGGACAATCCAGTCAACGCCATCGGTGTGGGGATTTCAAACAAGGCCGTGGAGACGGGCGTGGCCCAGGGCCCCTATGAACTGGAGCTGGTGACGCCCCGCGGGCGGACGATCTGGGTCCAGGTGAATGAATCACCGGTGGTCGAGCATGGCAAAACGGTCGCGATGGTCGGGGCGCTCACGGACATCACGGAGAGCAAGCGCGCCCACGACCAGTTGCGGCTGCAGGGCGGCGCGCTGGAGGCCGCGGCCAATGCGATCCTCATCACCGACCGGCAGGGCCTGATCCAATGGACCAATCCAGCTTTCTCCGCCCTCACTGGATATAGCGCCGCCGAAGCCATCGGTAGGGAACCTGGAGACCTGGTCAAGTCCGGCAAGCACGATGACACCTTCTATAAGGCCCTGTGGGACACAATCCTGGGCGGGAAGGTCTGGCGGGGAGAACTGATCAACAAACGCAAGGACGGCAGCCTCTACATCGGGGAAAAGATCATCACTCCCTTGAAAAACGAGGCCGGCGAGATCACGAACTTCATCGCCGTGGAACAGGACATCTCCGAGCGCAAAAAGGCCGAGGCCAGCCTGCGGCTGCAGGGGGGCGCGCTGGAAGCCGCGGCCAACGCCATCGTCATCACCGACCGCGAAGGCGTGATCCAATGGGCCAATGCGGCCTTCACCACCTTCACCGGCTACACCGTGGCCGAGGCCGTCGGCAGGCTGCCCGCAGACCTGATCAAGTCCGGAAAACATGACCGGGCCTTTTACAAGGCCATGTGGGACACCCTCATCCTTGGCGAAGTCTGGCGGGGCGAAGTCATCAATAAACGCAAAAACGGCAGCCTCTACACCGAGGAAATGACCATCACGCCCCTGAAGGACGACAAGGGCGAAATCACCCACTTCGTGGCCGTCAAGCAGGACATCACCGCCCGGAAGCAGGCCGAACTGGAGCGCCAGGCCACCGAAGCCCGCGTCCGCGAACAGGCTTCCCTGCTGGACAAGGCCCACGACGCCATTAGCGTGCGGGACATGGGCCACCGGATCCTGTTCTGGAACAAAGGCGCTGAGCGGCTGTATGGATGGAACTCCGAGGAACTGATCGGCCGGTCGACCGTGGATCTTTTCTATGACGATCCCGCCGCCTTCCACCAGGCCAACGCCATGCTGCTCCACGACGGCGAATGGAGCGGCCGGATCCAGCACCGGCGCAAGGATGGCAACCTTCTGACCGTCGAAGGCCATTGGACCCTGGTCCGGGACGAACTGGACCAACCCCGATCCGTCCTCGCCATCAACACCGACATCACCGAGCGGGTGGAGGCCGAGCAGGAGCTGTACCAGTACACCGAACGGTTGAAGGCTCTGCGGGAAATCGACGCGGCGCTGCTCGGCGCGCGCTCCACCCCGGAGCTGACGCGGAGCGCGCTGAGCCGGCTCAGGCATATCGTGCCCTTCGAGCGGGCCTCAGTGGTGCTGTTCGATCAGGGGCTCGCCCAGGGCACCATCATCGCGGTGGATCAGGACAATCCCTGGCTGCCCCTTGCCGGCGAGGTCCGGCCCATCGGCGATTTCCACGATCTGAAGGATCTGCTTTCGGCGCCCTTCCTCGACTTGAGGGATTTGAGCGATATCCACGGCTGCGCCATGGAGGAGCTGATGCTCTCCCAGGGCCTGCGCAATCTGGTCTACGTCCCCATGGAAAGCGAGGGCGCCGTCATGGGCTTCGTGGCCCTGTCCACCACCACTCCCGGAAGCCTGACACCCCAGCATGCGGAAATCGCCCTGGACATGACCGACCAGCTCGTGGTGGCCATCCAGCATACGCGGCTGAAGGAGGAACTCGAACGCTCCAACCAGCAGCTCGAATCCAAGGTGGACCAACGCACGGCCGACCTGCTCACCACCGTGGCCACCATGAAGGTCCTGGAAGGGGAGCTGAGGAAGCAGGAAGCCGAGGCCCGGGCCGCCAGCGAGGCGAAATCCAGGTTCCTGGCCTCCATGAGCCATGAGCTCCGCACGCCGCTCATCGGCGTGACCGGCATGCTGGAGATCCTCACCCAAAGCGGGCTCAGCGCCGAGCAGCGCCAAGTGGCGGCCATCATCCACGAATCGTCCGAAAGCCTGCTGCAGATCATCGGCGACATCCTCGATTTCTCGAAGATCGAAGCCAACAAACTGGATCTGGCCGTCCAAACCTTCTCGTTGCGGGCCCTGGTAAATTCCGTATCCCAGACCTTCAGTTCCGCCATTTCCACGAAGGGGTTGAAGTTCATCGTGGAAGTGGACCCGAGGATCGCCCAGGCCCATGTGGGCGATATGCACCGCCTCCGGCAGATCCTGAACAATTTCATGAGCAACGCGGTGAGATTCACCGAACGGGGTTCCATCACGCTGAGGGTGTGGCGGCTCGATCGGCGGGATGGCGCCGAATTCGTGGCTTTGCAAGTGCAGGACACGGGCATCGGCATATCCCAGGAGACCCAGGCGCACCTCTTCGAGCCCTTCACCCAGGCCGAAGCCAGCACCACGCGGCGCTTCGGAGGAACGGGCCTGGGCCTGGCCATTTCAAGGCGGCTGGCAGATCTCATGGGCGGTAGCCTGGACATGCAAAGCGCTTTGGAACAAGGCACCACCCTGACGCTATCGGTGGAACTCCCCCTCGGCGACGAACGGGATATCGTGAACCCAAGCGCGCCGGACGAAGCCAAGGCCGTGCCCGCTCGGCCCGCGCCAAGCACGGAGGAGGCCGAGCGGGAAGGCAGCCTGATCCTGATGGCCGAGGACCATCCCACCAACCGGATCGTGCTCACCCAGCAGGTGAACCGGGCGGGCTATGCGCTGGAAATCGCCGTGGACGGCCAGGAAGCTTTCGAGAAATGGCAGAGCGGACGCTATGCCCTGCTCCTCACCGACCTGCACATGCCCCGCATGGACGGATACCAACTGACCAAGGCCGTGCGAGACCTGGAGCAGGCCCACGGAAGGCCCCGAACGCCAATCCTGGCCCTCACCGCCAATGCCCTGCGCGGCGAGGCGGAGCGCTGCGTCGAGCTGGGCATGGACGACTACCTGGTCAAGCCCGTGACCATTCCTTTGCTGGCATCCAAGCTGCGCGAATGGCTGCCCCATGTGAAGGTTGGCCTGGCTCCGGAACCCCCTGGAAAATCAGCACCGCCTCCACCCGGGGTAGCGGATTGGGTGCCCCCCGGGCTGGACGCCAAGACCCTGCTGGACCTATGCCGCGGCGATGACACCGCGGCGCGGGAGATCCTGGAAAAATTCATCTCGGCCACCAAAACCGATCTGTTGGCGCTGGAACAGGGACTGCGGCAGAAAGACAATCCCTGCATCGTGCGCCAATCCCACCGCATCAAGGGTTCCGCCGCCATGATCGGCGCCCGCGATATCGCAGGCAGGGCCGAAAGGCTGGAACTCTACGCCCAGACCAAGGCCCCCGCATGGGAAGCGATCGAGGAACAGATCTCGGGCCTGCAAACGGCCTTGGCCCGGCTGGAGGGCCCTGCGGAATAG
- a CDS encoding EAL domain-containing response regulator: MDLSHRKIMVVEDQDFQRWMTLQLLKDLGAGELLEAANGREALALLAERGDPVDIILCDLNMPEMDGVEFISHVAEGQLAQAVAVISAMEVSILNTVETMAKAYGLQVLGVISKPLNRDELTKCIANYQPKEIIREAYVTRTEFNSEDLKRGLKEREFIAFFQPKVSFSTGEVQGVEALVRWFRPGNGVVSPLYFIHQMELEGLVTPLTEALLSQTCKYLKAWAERGYALTASVNVSMLCLADVSIADRLHDLVTESDCDPKQIILEVTETEVMTDVAKVLNVLARLRMKGFGLSIDDFGTGYSSLQQLSNVPFTELKIDQSFVKDSPTQPRHRTIIETSLDLAQKLKLKTVAEGVETRGEWDLLKSLGCEQAQGFFIARPMPGHQLPDWIQMWQAPES; the protein is encoded by the coding sequence ATGGATTTGAGCCATCGCAAGATCATGGTTGTGGAGGACCAGGATTTCCAACGCTGGATGACGCTTCAACTGTTGAAGGATCTGGGGGCAGGGGAACTGCTGGAGGCGGCGAATGGACGCGAAGCCCTGGCCTTGCTGGCTGAGCGGGGCGATCCCGTGGACATCATCTTGTGCGACCTGAACATGCCGGAAATGGATGGGGTTGAATTCATCAGCCATGTGGCCGAAGGCCAATTGGCCCAGGCCGTCGCCGTGATCAGCGCCATGGAGGTCTCCATCCTGAACACCGTGGAGACCATGGCCAAAGCCTATGGCTTGCAGGTGCTGGGCGTGATCTCCAAACCCCTCAACCGCGATGAGCTCACGAAATGCATCGCCAACTACCAGCCGAAGGAAATCATCCGGGAGGCCTACGTCACCCGCACCGAATTCAACTCGGAGGATCTGAAGCGCGGACTGAAGGAAAGGGAGTTCATCGCCTTCTTCCAGCCCAAAGTATCCTTCTCGACGGGCGAGGTACAGGGCGTGGAGGCGCTGGTGCGCTGGTTCCGGCCGGGGAACGGCGTCGTGTCGCCGCTGTATTTCATCCATCAGATGGAGCTTGAGGGCCTGGTGACCCCCTTGACCGAGGCTTTGCTGTCCCAGACCTGCAAATACCTGAAAGCCTGGGCTGAGCGGGGCTACGCCCTCACGGCCTCGGTGAACGTCTCGATGCTTTGCCTTGCAGACGTGAGCATTGCGGACCGGCTGCATGACCTGGTCACGGAATCCGATTGCGATCCCAAGCAGATCATCCTGGAGGTGACCGAAACCGAAGTGATGACCGATGTCGCCAAGGTGCTGAATGTGCTGGCCCGGCTGCGCATGAAGGGATTCGGGCTGTCCATCGATGATTTCGGGACCGGATACTCCTCGCTGCAACAGCTCAGCAACGTGCCCTTCACGGAGCTGAAGATCGATCAATCCTTCGTGAAGGATTCTCCCACCCAGCCCCGGCACCGGACGATCATCGAGACCAGCCTGGACCTGGCCCAGAAACTCAAATTGAAGACCGTGGCGGAGGGCGTCGAAACCCGCGGCGAGTGGGATTTGCTGAAGTCCCTGGGGTGCGAGCAGGCCCAGGGCTTTTTCATCGCGCGTCCCATGCCTGGCCACCAGCTGCCGGATTGGATCCAAATGTGGCAGGCCCCTGAGTCCTAG
- a CDS encoding sigma-54-dependent Fis family transcriptional regulator has translation MTAGKILVVESNPANPLTRKTQALGFEVHQVSRLIAAESAYVLDQPGLVLIDQDLQDGQALSFVARIRELDRQVPIVLLLDAVSIDETAQAARAGADKFLSKPVDPGVLGIVIAKALELGEERRRKSAKDGKASASVSPFFGSSRAISRLEQQVKRVLALDRPVLIQGETGVGKSMLARWIHSHGPRSERAFVELNCAGLSKELLESDLFGHEKGSFTGAAGSKPGMMEVANLGTLFLDEIGDMDLAVQPKILKAVEEQTYRRVGGTQDKSVDLRLIGASHRDLGQLVAEGKFRSDLFYRVAGLPILVPPLRERQEDIALLAAYFMEKSALEWGCGELELSPAAVAMLEKHPWNGNIRELKNAVERAVIYRQDAVLQPLDFELGAGEPVDPANPGTKLTLAEVEEQHIRKVLEACDGRVDEAARWLDISRSSLYQRIRRQGSLEDQS, from the coding sequence ATGACCGCCGGGAAAATCCTTGTCGTCGAGAGCAATCCAGCGAATCCGCTGACCCGGAAGACCCAGGCGCTGGGCTTCGAGGTCCACCAGGTCAGTCGGTTGATCGCCGCGGAGTCCGCCTACGTCCTCGACCAACCCGGGCTCGTGCTCATCGACCAGGATCTTCAGGACGGACAAGCCCTCAGCTTCGTCGCCCGGATCCGCGAGCTGGATAGGCAGGTGCCGATCGTCCTGCTCCTGGACGCGGTTTCCATCGATGAGACGGCCCAGGCCGCCCGCGCCGGCGCCGACAAATTCCTGAGCAAGCCTGTGGATCCTGGCGTGTTGGGGATCGTCATCGCCAAGGCCCTGGAGCTCGGGGAGGAAAGGCGGCGCAAATCCGCCAAGGATGGAAAAGCTTCGGCGTCTGTCAGCCCCTTCTTCGGATCGAGCCGCGCGATCAGCCGGCTTGAACAGCAGGTGAAACGCGTCCTGGCCCTGGATCGTCCGGTGCTCATCCAGGGTGAGACCGGGGTCGGCAAGAGCATGCTTGCCCGGTGGATCCACAGCCACGGGCCGAGGAGCGAACGGGCCTTCGTGGAATTGAATTGCGCGGGCCTTAGCAAGGAACTCCTCGAGAGCGACCTGTTCGGGCATGAGAAGGGCTCCTTCACCGGCGCCGCTGGATCCAAGCCCGGGATGATGGAAGTCGCGAATCTGGGCACGCTCTTCCTGGACGAGATCGGCGACATGGACCTGGCGGTCCAGCCGAAGATCCTGAAAGCGGTGGAAGAGCAGACCTACAGGCGGGTGGGCGGCACCCAGGACAAGTCCGTGGACCTCCGGCTCATCGGCGCCAGCCACCGCGACCTGGGCCAGCTCGTGGCGGAAGGCAAGTTCCGCAGCGATCTGTTCTACCGCGTCGCGGGGCTCCCGATCCTCGTCCCCCCGCTGCGGGAGCGGCAGGAGGACATCGCCCTCCTGGCGGCCTACTTCATGGAGAAATCCGCCCTGGAGTGGGGATGCGGAGAGCTGGAGCTTTCCCCCGCGGCGGTCGCGATGCTGGAAAAACACCCCTGGAATGGCAATATCCGCGAGTTGAAGAACGCCGTCGAGAGGGCCGTCATCTACCGGCAGGACGCAGTCCTGCAGCCTCTGGATTTCGAGTTGGGCGCGGGCGAGCCCGTGGATCCCGCGAACCCCGGCACCAAGCTCACGCTGGCGGAGGTGGAGGAGCAGCATATCCGCAAGGTGCTCGAGGCCTGCGACGGAAGGGTGGACGAGGCCGCCCGTTGGCTCGACATCTCCCGGAGTTCGCTGTATCAGAGGATCCGGCGGCAAGGAAGCCTAGAGGACCAATCCTGA
- a CDS encoding EAL domain-containing response regulator produces MDFGGLTALVVEDHEFQRQLALRCLGDLGIQGAMEAENGRDALNQLLVLDRPVDLILCDLDMPEMDGVEFISHVALNHLATAVIVVSGLEPAILHTVETMARAYRMQVLGAIHKPLTHEQLSACLSRFNQPGTVNGFVPPVAEAAPEDLKSGLEHGEFIPLFQPKVSLSTGDLVGVEVLGRWFRPSHGVLLPQDFLPAIERAGLMAELLETMLLQACAHLKAWNERGLALSAALNVSTLSLSELPLADRLDDLVRAQGCEPRQIIFEIIETGLGSDLAPVLKVLARLRLKGFGLSMDCFGGGFTEPNRLSNLPFTGLKIDQAAMREAQKHEWNRTLVETNLELARKLNLRTVAERIETRDDWEMVKKFGWDEAQGFFISRPIPGHQVPEWAKSWRLRMESMRGTAEV; encoded by the coding sequence ATGGACTTCGGTGGACTGACGGCATTGGTGGTCGAGGATCACGAATTCCAGCGTCAACTGGCGCTCCGATGCCTGGGAGACCTGGGGATCCAGGGCGCCATGGAAGCTGAGAACGGCCGCGATGCCTTGAACCAGCTCCTGGTCCTCGACCGGCCTGTGGACCTGATCTTGTGCGACCTGGACATGCCCGAGATGGATGGCGTGGAATTCATCAGCCATGTGGCCCTGAACCATCTGGCCACAGCGGTGATCGTCGTGAGCGGCCTGGAGCCCGCGATCCTCCACACGGTGGAAACCATGGCGAGGGCCTATCGCATGCAGGTTCTCGGCGCGATCCACAAGCCCTTGACCCATGAACAGCTCTCGGCCTGCTTGTCCCGGTTCAACCAGCCGGGAACCGTCAACGGTTTCGTGCCGCCGGTAGCCGAGGCCGCGCCTGAGGATCTGAAGTCCGGCCTGGAACACGGGGAATTCATCCCCCTGTTCCAGCCCAAGGTCTCCCTGTCCACGGGGGACCTGGTTGGAGTAGAAGTCCTGGGCCGTTGGTTCCGCCCTTCCCACGGAGTCCTGCTGCCCCAGGATTTCCTCCCGGCCATCGAACGGGCCGGGTTGATGGCGGAGCTCCTTGAGACGATGCTGCTCCAGGCCTGCGCGCACTTGAAGGCCTGGAACGAACGCGGGCTGGCCTTGAGCGCGGCGCTCAATGTCTCCACCCTCTCCTTGTCGGAGCTTCCCTTGGCCGACCGCCTGGATGACCTGGTCCGGGCCCAGGGCTGCGAACCCCGCCAGATCATCTTCGAGATCATCGAGACGGGGTTGGGATCCGACCTGGCGCCGGTGCTGAAAGTCCTCGCCCGGCTCCGGCTCAAGGGGTTCGGCCTCTCCATGGACTGCTTCGGGGGCGGGTTCACGGAGCCGAACCGGTTGAGCAACCTGCCGTTCACCGGCTTGAAGATCGACCAGGCTGCGATGCGGGAAGCCCAGAAGCATGAATGGAACCGCACGCTGGTCGAGACGAATCTTGAATTGGCGCGGAAGCTCAATCTACGGACCGTAGCGGAACGGATCGAAACCCGCGACGACTGGGAGATGGTGAAAAAGTTCGGATGGGATGAAGCCCAGGGCTTCTTCATCAGCAGGCCCATCCCGGGGCATCAAGTCCCGGAATGGGCCAAAAGCTGGCGGCTGCGGATGGAATCCATGCGTGGGACCGCGGAGGTCTGA